Proteins encoded by one window of Lactobacillus paragasseri:
- a CDS encoding type II secretion system protein gives MKNRKVKGFILLEACVGFTIACLGVLLLGITIKQNRQTEKQIEKRVDKAYAEYIFRHSDKKTLLVHDHVYHRK, from the coding sequence TTGAAGAATAGAAAAGTCAAGGGCTTCATTTTATTGGAAGCATGTGTAGGCTTCACGATAGCCTGTTTAGGAGTATTGCTTTTAGGGATAACAATTAAACAAAATAGACAGACTGAAAAACAGATTGAAAAACGAGTAGATAAGGCTTATGCGGAATATATTTTTAGACACAGTGATAAGAAGACATTATTAGTGCATGATCATGTCTATCATAGAAAATAA
- a CDS encoding SdpI family protein → MIYIGCGVIMFVIGVIWLIAPSPNPNQVYGYMSYLASVNKASYKYAQKVARNYFMLFGLIQFLLGLGIHLLHWNRYFLIWLLTFYLFILAPIILTEKKLQAFLRARHELPHDYIEPDKIKHTRVKGFKDK, encoded by the coding sequence ATGATATATATTGGTTGCGGGGTAATAATGTTTGTAATCGGAGTCATTTGGCTGATCGCTCCTTCACCTAATCCGAATCAAGTTTATGGATATATGTCATATTTGGCTTCAGTTAATAAGGCAAGTTACAAGTATGCTCAAAAAGTTGCACGAAATTATTTTATGCTTTTTGGTTTAATTCAATTTTTATTAGGATTAGGAATCCATTTATTACACTGGAATCGCTATTTCTTAATCTGGTTGCTTACTTTTTATTTGTTTATTTTGGCTCCGATAATCTTAACTGAAAAGAAATTGCAGGCTTTTTTACGTGCCCGGCATGAATTACCACATGATTATATTGAACCAGATAAAATTAAACATACTAGAGTAAAAGGATTTAAGGATAAATAA
- the comGF gene encoding competence type IV pilus minor pilin ComGF, whose protein sequence is MKKIKGFTLLEAVFAIAVTILCAQILFGLIGTLRKVNRQKTGVNEISYSYVQINNFLKESGHVEVSTTGSDPTKIVLRKLSDKKKKNGDLIYDTYVIDMSSNDVLRMRTDEGGHMPLLFQIKKIKCSTSKDSFSILVTEKDGRQSEMFFKTDLPKKKENKIQDEKKDKSKKA, encoded by the coding sequence ATGAAAAAGATAAAGGGTTTTACCTTATTAGAAGCTGTATTTGCAATCGCAGTTACTATTTTATGTGCGCAAATATTATTTGGACTTATAGGCACACTTAGAAAAGTTAATCGCCAGAAAACCGGAGTTAATGAAATTTCGTATAGTTATGTACAGATAAATAATTTCTTAAAAGAAAGTGGACATGTTGAAGTAAGTACAACGGGTTCAGATCCAACTAAAATTGTTCTTAGAAAGTTATCGGATAAGAAGAAAAAGAATGGTGATTTAATTTACGATACATATGTAATTGATATGAGTTCAAATGATGTTTTGAGAATGAGAACAGATGAGGGAGGACACATGCCGCTACTTTTTCAAATTAAAAAAATAAAATGTTCTACTTCAAAAGATTCTTTTTCTATTTTAGTAACTGAAAAAGATGGTAGACAAAGTGAGATGTTTTTCAAAACAGATTTACCAAAGAAAAAGGAAAATAAAATACAGGATGAGAAAAAAGATAAGAGTAAAAAGGCTTAA
- a CDS encoding MalY/PatB family protein, which translates to MDYDFTTVINRRHTDSVKWNVKDSELPMSIADMDFKTAPEIVLAMREKLELGAFGYEEAGADYFNAVSHWYQLEHGADADPDWMIFATGVVPAISSIVRRVSHIGDNVLVQEPVYNIFYNSIENNGRHVLSSDLIYSNGKYEINWQDLEEKLANPLTTLMIFCNPHNPTGIVWKKNEVKRIASLCQENHVILLSDEIHGDLVRNNVKYTPAFSIAKPLRSNVISLVSPSKTFNVAALHAATVIIPDNNLRDIVNRGLNSDELAEPNLLAIPATIAAYTEGFNWLHELLAVIDNNFAYAEKKITKQLKDIKIVSGPATYLMWLDVSEISQNSQELADYIRRETGLIVSPGSIYRGNGKNFLRLNLASPISMVKDGINRLITGIKKYSKK; encoded by the coding sequence TTGGATTATGATTTTACAACCGTGATAAATCGGCGACATACAGATTCAGTTAAGTGGAATGTTAAAGATAGTGAATTACCAATGTCGATTGCGGACATGGATTTTAAAACAGCACCTGAGATTGTTTTAGCAATGCGTGAAAAACTTGAACTAGGTGCCTTTGGCTATGAAGAAGCCGGAGCCGATTATTTTAATGCAGTAAGTCATTGGTATCAATTAGAGCATGGTGCAGATGCTGATCCAGACTGGATGATTTTTGCTACTGGAGTTGTGCCAGCCATTTCGTCAATTGTTAGACGTGTTTCTCATATAGGTGATAATGTATTAGTGCAAGAGCCAGTTTACAATATTTTTTATAATTCTATTGAAAATAACGGTCGGCATGTATTATCAAGTGATTTAATTTATAGTAATGGGAAGTATGAAATTAACTGGCAAGATCTAGAAGAAAAGCTGGCTAATCCTTTAACTACTTTGATGATTTTCTGTAATCCGCACAATCCTACAGGAATTGTATGGAAAAAGAACGAAGTGAAAAGAATTGCTTCTTTATGTCAAGAAAATCATGTAATTCTTCTGTCTGATGAGATTCATGGGGATTTAGTGCGTAATAACGTCAAATATACACCTGCTTTTTCTATTGCTAAACCCTTAAGAAGCAATGTAATTAGTTTAGTATCTCCAAGTAAAACTTTTAATGTTGCCGCCCTTCATGCCGCAACTGTGATTATTCCTGATAATAATTTACGTGATATCGTTAATCGTGGATTAAATAGCGATGAACTAGCTGAACCTAATCTTTTAGCTATTCCAGCGACAATTGCTGCTTATACGGAAGGGTTTAATTGGTTGCATGAGTTATTAGCGGTAATTGACAATAATTTTGCTTATGCTGAAAAGAAAATAACTAAACAGTTAAAAGATATAAAAATTGTTTCTGGTCCTGCAACTTATTTAATGTGGTTAGATGTGAGTGAAATCTCACAAAATAGTCAAGAACTAGCTGATTATATTAGAAGAGAAACTGGTTTAATTGTTTCACCAGGTAGCATTTATCGTGGTAATGGTAAAAACTTTTTAAGGTTGAATCTTGCATCCCCAATTTCAATGGTAAAAGATGGGATTAATCGATTAATTACTGGAATTAAAAAATATTCAAAAAAATAG
- a CDS encoding glycoside hydrolase family 68 protein, whose amino-acid sequence MLENKKHKKMSLSGKSLLMGTLSTAAIVLSASTVNAATNTDTVDNANASQVTTVKASASVNKNDNSGLKENATNDKVAGTETNLNSSLNSGKETSSQVNDSKEDSSSTQVGSTPISSAIINNGKASSDLNQDSDNISDHFKDNNSQGQSSTSSEKTELKGKIKEIVNNSGIDVTKLTNDQINNLNKVNFDNDPQDGTKLTLNDLDAIGQALIRRDPKYAVPYFNAKEIKNMDAAETKDAQTGKTETLEIWDSWPVQDPITGYVSNYKGYQLVIAMMGMPKKNDNHIYLLYNKYNDNEFSHWRNAGSIFGYNETPDLQEWSGSAIVNKDGSVQLFYTKNDTSNGKLNDQQLATANLKLNVDNNGVSIASVDNDHVIFIGDGKHYQTYDQFSNGKNRNRDNYTLRDPHVVEEENGDRYLVFEANTGSNNYQGEDQVYRWANYGGNDKFNVNNFLSYFGNNDDQALASVANGALGILKLSGDQNNPTVKLDDVYSPLVTSLMVSDEMERPDIVKVGNKYYLFSATRLSRGTKGEITRLANKVVGDNVAMIGFVSDSLTHGYVPLNGSGVVLTASVPANWRTATYSYYAVPIEGKENQLLITAYMTNRGEVAGKGNNSTWAPSFILQLNPDNTTTVLAKLTNQGVWVWNGDSENKNMIGSLEKDSPNSAALDGEWGKFIDWDAINSYSLKPHQPVTPNVPTTPEKPENPTTPNTPDTPRTPEVPTTPVKKTTQSELPKAGAKDGIAATILGAISSMLGVIGLAGISKRKRNN is encoded by the coding sequence ATGTTGGAAAATAAAAAACATAAAAAGATGTCTTTAAGCGGAAAATCTTTATTAATGGGGACCTTGTCTACAGCAGCAATTGTATTAAGTGCTTCCACTGTAAATGCTGCTACTAATACTGATACTGTTGATAATGCTAATGCTAGTCAAGTTACCACAGTAAAAGCATCTGCTTCGGTTAACAAAAATGATAATAGTGGATTAAAAGAAAATGCTACGAACGACAAAGTAGCTGGAACTGAGACAAATCTAAACTCTAGTTTAAATTCTGGTAAAGAAACAAGTAGCCAAGTTAATGACAGTAAGGAAGATAGTTCATCAACACAAGTAGGAAGTACTCCAATTTCTTCTGCAATCATTAATAATGGTAAAGCCTCTAGTGATTTAAACCAAGATTCTGACAATATTTCCGATCATTTTAAGGATAATAATTCTCAAGGGCAAAGTTCAACTTCTTCAGAGAAAACCGAATTAAAGGGAAAAATCAAAGAAATTGTTAATAATTCTGGTATTGATGTCACAAAATTAACTAATGATCAAATTAATAATTTAAATAAAGTTAATTTTGATAATGATCCACAAGACGGAACAAAATTAACATTAAACGATTTAGATGCAATTGGACAGGCTCTTATAAGAAGAGATCCAAAATATGCAGTTCCATATTTTAATGCAAAAGAAATAAAAAATATGGATGCAGCGGAAACTAAAGATGCACAAACTGGTAAAACTGAAACTTTGGAAATCTGGGATTCGTGGCCAGTACAAGACCCTATAACTGGTTATGTATCAAACTATAAGGGCTACCAACTTGTCATTGCAATGATGGGAATGCCTAAAAAGAACGATAATCATATTTATCTTTTGTATAATAAATATAATGATAATGAATTCTCGCATTGGAGAAATGCGGGTTCTATCTTTGGATATAATGAAACTCCTGATTTACAGGAATGGTCAGGATCTGCCATTGTAAATAAAGATGGTTCTGTTCAACTATTTTATACAAAAAATGATACATCAAATGGTAAGCTAAATGATCAACAGTTGGCAACAGCTAATTTGAAGTTAAATGTTGATAACAATGGTGTTTCAATTGCTAGTGTTGATAATGATCATGTGATTTTTATTGGTGATGGTAAACATTATCAAACTTATGATCAATTCTCAAATGGTAAAAATAGAAATAGAGATAATTATACATTACGAGATCCTCATGTAGTGGAAGAAGAGAATGGTGATCGTTATTTAGTATTTGAAGCAAACACTGGAAGCAATAATTACCAAGGCGAAGATCAAGTTTATAGATGGGCTAATTATGGTGGAAATGATAAGTTCAATGTCAATAATTTCTTGAGCTATTTTGGTAATAATGATGATCAAGCTCTCGCTTCTGTGGCTAATGGTGCACTGGGAATTTTAAAATTAAGTGGGGATCAAAACAATCCAACTGTTAAGTTAGATGATGTTTACTCACCTTTAGTAACGTCATTAATGGTTAGCGATGAAATGGAAAGACCTGATATTGTTAAAGTTGGAAATAAGTATTATCTATTTTCAGCAACAAGATTGTCTCGAGGAACTAAAGGAGAAATTACTCGGCTTGCTAATAAGGTTGTTGGAGACAATGTAGCGATGATTGGCTTTGTTTCTGATAGTTTAACGCATGGTTATGTGCCATTAAATGGTTCTGGTGTTGTATTAACCGCTTCAGTACCCGCAAATTGGCGTACGGCGACATATTCATATTATGCAGTTCCTATTGAAGGAAAAGAAAATCAACTTTTAATTACAGCTTATATGACTAATCGTGGTGAAGTAGCTGGAAAAGGTAACAATTCGACTTGGGCACCAAGCTTTATCTTGCAACTGAATCCAGATAATACTACCACTGTTTTAGCCAAATTAACTAATCAAGGTGTTTGGGTTTGGAATGGTGATAGTGAAAATAAAAATATGATTGGTAGTCTCGAAAAAGATTCTCCAAATAGTGCTGCTTTAGATGGAGAATGGGGCAAGTTTATTGATTGGGATGCAATTAATAGTTATAGTTTGAAACCACATCAACCTGTGACTCCAAATGTTCCAACAACTCCAGAGAAACCTGAAAACCCAACAACACCAAATACTCCTGATACTCCACGTACTCCAGAAGTTCCAACTACTCCAGTTAAGAAAACTACTCAGTCAGAACTTCCAAAGGCAGGAGCTAAAGACGGTATTGCTGCAACAATTTTAGGTGCTATAAGCTCAATGTTAGGAGTTATCGGTTTAGCAGGTATTTCAAAACGCAAGCGTAATAACTAA
- a CDS encoding type II secretion system protein has protein sequence MIFKRIKAFTLIETIVTLTIICLLVLMPTLYVKNIKEQIILDSTTRQIRSTINKYLHLSTVEKKSYFLSYFDNNSSIQIMEPHQVSKVYLNRHVRVYNFDNLYISNRGTISPRTITVKSGSKEKKIKIQMTWGRMVEE, from the coding sequence ATGATTTTTAAGAGAATAAAAGCTTTTACTTTGATTGAAACGATAGTTACTTTAACAATAATTTGTTTACTCGTGTTAATGCCAACGCTTTATGTTAAAAATATTAAGGAACAGATAATCTTAGACAGTACCACGCGTCAAATTAGATCAACTATCAATAAGTATTTGCATCTCTCAACAGTAGAAAAGAAGTCGTATTTTTTATCATATTTTGACAATAATTCTTCAATTCAGATAATGGAGCCGCATCAAGTGTCAAAAGTATATTTGAATCGACATGTTAGAGTTTATAATTTTGATAATTTATATATTAGCAATCGCGGAACCATATCGCCGAGAACAATTACTGTTAAGAGTGGAAGCAAAGAAAAGAAAATTAAAATACAGATGACATGGGGTAGGATGGTTGAAGAATAG
- a CDS encoding class I SAM-dependent methyltransferase: MQKVEELYPKFQTAIEHLQKALNVSFSSALTETFDNLENGKIKVESGAPDKETVAELTEEYRKLDYDNLPRTLKVQIFTLLTLKAIIQDASDYNLMPTPSVIATVIALIWQRIVPTGKKTVVDPAIGTGNLLYSVIRQLIQENHSQNNYKLIGIDNEEALLDLADIGAHLEDLKIDLYCQDALDPWMIEKADIVVSDVPVGYYPLDNNAERFENHAKEGHSFAHTLFIEQIVNNLKRDGFAFLVVPRLLFTGKGSTEFMTWLAKKVNIQAIVDLPDDMFSSQIQQKSILVFQNHGEHALKREVLVAKLDSLKKPESLVAFNMKLNDWYHKSEN; this comes from the coding sequence ATGCAAAAAGTAGAAGAATTATATCCAAAATTTCAGACAGCTATTGAGCATTTACAAAAAGCGCTGAATGTTTCTTTTTCATCGGCATTGACGGAAACCTTTGATAATCTAGAAAATGGAAAAATCAAAGTAGAATCAGGTGCCCCAGATAAAGAAACCGTAGCTGAATTAACTGAAGAGTATCGTAAATTAGATTATGATAATTTGCCACGTACCTTAAAAGTACAAATATTTACTTTATTAACTTTAAAAGCAATTATTCAAGATGCCAGTGACTATAACTTGATGCCCACACCTTCAGTAATTGCTACAGTAATTGCTTTGATTTGGCAAAGAATCGTTCCGACAGGTAAAAAAACTGTGGTTGATCCCGCAATTGGAACTGGAAATTTACTTTATTCGGTTATTAGACAGCTGATTCAGGAAAATCATTCACAAAACAATTACAAATTAATTGGAATTGATAATGAAGAAGCATTATTGGATTTAGCAGATATTGGCGCCCATCTTGAAGATTTAAAGATTGATTTATATTGTCAAGATGCTTTAGATCCATGGATGATTGAAAAAGCGGATATAGTGGTAAGTGATGTGCCAGTAGGTTATTATCCATTGGATAATAATGCTGAGCGTTTCGAAAATCATGCAAAAGAGGGACATTCGTTTGCCCATACTTTATTTATTGAACAAATAGTAAATAATCTTAAGCGTGATGGTTTTGCATTTTTAGTAGTACCTAGATTACTATTTACTGGTAAAGGATCTACTGAATTCATGACTTGGCTGGCTAAAAAAGTTAATATTCAGGCGATTGTCGATTTGCCTGATGACATGTTTTCAAGCCAAATTCAACAAAAATCAATTTTAGTTTTCCAAAATCATGGGGAGCATGCTCTCAAGCGTGAAGTTTTGGTGGCTAAATTAGATTCATTAAAGAAACCAGAATCTTTAGTAGCATTTAATATGAAACTAAATGACTGGTATCATAAGAGTGAAAATTAA
- a CDS encoding DUF3737 family protein has translation MQEINEKYFEGERALYGLSNAILENVTFGEGESPLKETQNLEIKANIFKYKYPLWYSNNIKVTDSTFETMSRSGIWYTNNISIKNSNLQAPKLFRRCKHVSLDHVFFSDAEETMWTCEDITIKNTEINGDYFGKDSSDIYMENVRVIGNYIFDGAKNIVCKNCSFVSKDAFWNCENVTLINCQIDGEYLSWNSSNIIFRDCTIESDQGLCYMDHVTLENCILNQTTLALEKCSNINATIKSKITSVKNPISGVIKAKKIETLIIDPAKVDPRDTKIISEEAIVKKGSVSDQNQEGE, from the coding sequence ATGCAAGAAATTAATGAAAAATACTTTGAAGGAGAAAGAGCTTTATATGGTCTTTCTAACGCAATTTTAGAGAATGTTACGTTCGGTGAAGGAGAATCGCCGCTAAAAGAAACGCAGAATTTAGAAATAAAGGCTAATATTTTTAAATATAAATATCCTTTATGGTATTCAAATAATATTAAAGTTACTGATAGCACATTTGAAACAATGTCTAGAAGTGGTATTTGGTACACTAATAATATCTCAATTAAAAACTCCAATTTGCAGGCTCCTAAATTATTTAGAAGATGTAAACATGTTTCTTTAGATCACGTATTTTTTTCTGATGCTGAAGAAACAATGTGGACTTGTGAGGATATTACTATTAAAAATACTGAGATTAATGGTGACTATTTTGGAAAAGATAGTTCTGACATCTATATGGAAAATGTGCGCGTGATTGGAAACTATATTTTTGATGGTGCTAAAAATATTGTCTGCAAAAATTGTAGTTTTGTATCTAAAGATGCATTTTGGAATTGTGAGAATGTAACTTTAATTAATTGTCAAATAGATGGGGAATATTTAAGCTGGAATAGTAGCAATATTATTTTCAGAGATTGTACTATTGAAAGTGATCAAGGGCTTTGCTACATGGATCATGTTACTTTAGAAAACTGTATTTTAAATCAGACGACTTTAGCTTTAGAAAAATGTAGTAACATTAACGCAACTATCAAGAGTAAGATTACGAGCGTTAAAAATCCTATTTCTGGAGTAATTAAAGCGAAGAAGATTGAAACATTAATTATTGATCCAGCAAAGGTGGATCCTCGTGATACTAAGATTATCTCTGAGGAAGCAATCGTTAAAAAAGGTTCAGTTTCTGATCAAAATCAAGAGGGTGAATAA
- a CDS encoding type II secretion system F family protein produces MKKDKLNSAAQLIFIDYLKQALINGYSLNASLKLLPKIWSGNSSHLVYISKQVEEGRQLGDVLHEVGFSSTLSAQINMAIIDGNLLSCLDQLSKLIRLKNKQLKKLRGELAYPALLIGMMVTLLICMQTFLKTEMSDNDWTSNLMLGGLVLLVIIGAFLISKIIMLLNKQDYYALNKLTRIPIIGPTLNLYVHYLIVSDLAILLINGFSLQKICQLTDQQPKNSLQQVLGAKVKNQLEKGIEIKAIIESEAFISNNLIMLLETGTTREQIGKRALLLSKTLFYELNLKLNSLIVNLQPLCFIFIGICILGMYLKILMPMYHLMETM; encoded by the coding sequence ATGAAGAAGGATAAACTAAACAGCGCTGCTCAATTAATTTTTATTGATTATTTAAAACAAGCACTAATTAATGGTTATTCGCTTAATGCTAGTTTAAAACTACTGCCTAAAATATGGAGTGGTAATTCTAGCCACTTAGTCTATATAAGTAAACAAGTTGAAGAAGGCAGGCAACTTGGAGATGTATTGCATGAAGTGGGATTTTCTAGTACTTTATCTGCACAAATAAATATGGCGATTATTGACGGAAATTTATTGTCTTGTTTAGACCAATTAAGTAAACTTATTCGATTGAAAAATAAGCAGTTAAAGAAATTGCGAGGAGAATTGGCTTATCCAGCACTTTTAATTGGAATGATGGTTACGCTATTGATTTGTATGCAAACCTTTTTAAAGACAGAAATGTCAGATAATGACTGGACGAGTAATTTAATGTTAGGTGGACTTGTGTTGTTAGTTATTATAGGCGCATTTCTTATTAGTAAGATAATCATGTTGCTCAATAAACAAGATTATTATGCCCTGAATAAATTAACTAGGATACCTATAATTGGACCAACATTAAATTTATATGTTCACTATCTTATCGTGTCTGACTTAGCTATTTTACTGATCAATGGCTTCTCACTGCAAAAAATTTGTCAACTTACTGATCAGCAACCAAAGAATTCGTTGCAACAAGTTTTAGGAGCAAAAGTGAAGAATCAATTAGAAAAAGGAATTGAAATTAAAGCAATTATTGAGAGTGAAGCTTTTATTTCTAATAATTTAATTATGCTTTTAGAGACTGGAACGACAAGAGAGCAAATTGGGAAAAGAGCATTATTGCTTAGCAAGACACTTTTCTATGAATTAAATCTCAAATTAAACAGTTTAATCGTTAATTTGCAGCCGCTGTGCTTTATTTTTATTGGAATTTGTATTCTAGGAATGTATTTAAAAATTTTAATGCCAATGTATCATTTAATGGAAACAATGTAG
- a CDS encoding acetate/propionate family kinase has translation MKKVLAVNSGSSSFKYKLFSLDNEKVIASGMADRVGLPGSVFTMTLADGSQHDEQSDIANQEEAVQKLLSWLKEYNVIDSLADIAGVGHRVVAGGEEFTDSTVITDDNLWKIYNMSDYAPLHNPAEADGIYAFMKVLPNVPEVAVFDTSFHQSLDPVQYLYSVPYKYYEKFRARKYGAHGTSARYVSRRTADLLKKPVEDLKMVLCHLGSGASVTAIKDGKSFDTSMGFSPVAGITMSTRSGDVDPSLLQFIMKKGNITSFNEVIKMLNTKSGLLGLSGISPDMRDIEKAIKNGDKQAKLTKDIFINRIVRYIGAYMTEMGGLDVLVFTAGIGEHDASVRKQIMDGLTWLGLEYDEKANKANKEGIITTPDSKITAMIVPTNEELMIARDVVRLAKLDK, from the coding sequence ATGAAAAAAGTTTTAGCAGTAAACTCAGGTAGTTCATCATTTAAATACAAATTATTTTCTCTAGATAATGAAAAAGTAATTGCATCTGGTATGGCTGACCGTGTTGGTTTACCAGGTTCTGTTTTCACAATGACTTTAGCAGATGGTAGTCAACATGATGAACAAAGTGATATTGCTAATCAAGAAGAAGCAGTTCAAAAGTTGCTAAGTTGGCTTAAAGAATACAATGTTATCGATTCTTTAGCAGATATTGCTGGGGTAGGGCATCGTGTCGTTGCTGGTGGTGAAGAATTTACTGATAGTACAGTCATTACAGATGATAATCTTTGGAAGATTTATAATATGAGTGACTATGCACCATTGCATAACCCAGCTGAGGCTGACGGCATCTATGCTTTCATGAAAGTTTTACCTAATGTACCTGAGGTTGCTGTTTTTGATACTTCTTTCCACCAATCGTTAGATCCTGTCCAATACTTATACTCAGTACCATATAAGTACTATGAAAAGTTCCGTGCTAGAAAATATGGTGCACATGGTACTTCAGCTCGTTATGTATCACGTCGCACAGCTGATTTACTAAAGAAGCCAGTTGAAGATTTAAAGATGGTTTTATGTCATTTAGGTAGCGGTGCATCTGTCACTGCTATTAAAGATGGGAAGTCTTTTGATACTTCAATGGGATTCAGTCCGGTTGCAGGAATTACAATGAGTACTAGAAGTGGTGACGTTGATCCTTCTTTACTTCAATTTATTATGAAAAAAGGCAACATTACTAGCTTTAATGAAGTTATTAAGATGTTAAACACCAAATCTGGTTTACTCGGTCTTTCAGGAATCTCCCCAGATATGAGAGATATTGAAAAAGCAATTAAAAATGGTGATAAGCAGGCTAAACTTACAAAAGATATTTTTATTAACCGAATTGTTCGCTATATTGGAGCTTATATGACTGAAATGGGTGGTTTAGATGTTTTAGTCTTTACTGCAGGAATCGGAGAACATGATGCAAGTGTGAGAAAGCAGATTATGGATGGCCTAACTTGGCTTGGTCTTGAATATGATGAAAAAGCTAATAAGGCCAACAAGGAAGGAATTATCACTACACCAGATTCAAAGATTACTGCAATGATTGTTCCAACCAATGAAGAGTTAATGATCGCACGTGACGTTGTTCGTTTAGCTAAATTAGATAAGTAA
- the manA gene encoding mannose-6-phosphate isomerase, class I, producing the protein MEPLFLTPYFRPKIWGGRKLNTVLGYDIPDGKVGEAWVISGYKDDASTVNAGPLKGKTLREVYLEHPELFGNPKTKEFPLLVKFLDANDNLSVQVHPDDEYARIHENDSGKTESWYVLHAEPGAKLIYGHNATSKKELEDWIKNGKWSKLLRYVPVKEGDFLYVPSGTVHALTKGIMVIETQQSSDVTYRLYDWDRVDKKTGKKRELHIKQSLDTIQVPHKDPKLKITSETLGDAKITTLAQPPMSPHFYLWQIDVDGSFDWSLNDHPYLLVSVIKGNGKFIADGKEYNIKLGTNFIIPNEMKDFSFSGDLRLVISAPGKE; encoded by the coding sequence ATGGAGCCATTATTTTTAACACCATATTTTAGACCAAAAATTTGGGGTGGCCGTAAGTTAAATACAGTTTTAGGATATGATATTCCAGATGGAAAAGTTGGAGAAGCTTGGGTAATATCAGGATACAAAGATGACGCTTCAACAGTTAATGCTGGTCCTTTAAAAGGAAAGACATTAAGAGAAGTATATTTAGAGCATCCAGAATTATTTGGTAATCCAAAAACTAAGGAATTTCCGCTATTAGTTAAATTCTTAGATGCAAATGATAATTTGTCTGTTCAAGTACACCCAGATGACGAATACGCTAGAATTCATGAAAATGATTCTGGAAAAACTGAAAGTTGGTATGTGCTTCATGCTGAACCTGGTGCTAAACTTATCTATGGGCACAATGCAACCAGTAAAAAAGAATTAGAAGATTGGATTAAAAATGGAAAGTGGTCCAAACTGTTACGTTATGTACCAGTAAAAGAGGGAGACTTTTTATATGTACCTTCTGGAACGGTTCACGCTTTAACTAAAGGGATTATGGTTATTGAAACACAACAATCAAGTGATGTAACCTATAGATTGTATGATTGGGATCGAGTAGACAAGAAAACTGGTAAAAAGAGAGAGTTGCATATTAAGCAATCTCTTGATACTATTCAAGTACCACATAAAGATCCGAAGCTGAAAATTACATCTGAAACATTAGGAGATGCAAAGATTACTACTTTGGCTCAGCCACCAATGTCACCGCATTTTTATTTATGGCAGATCGATGTTGATGGGAGTTTTGATTGGAGTCTAAATGATCATCCTTATCTTTTAGTTTCTGTAATTAAAGGTAACGGTAAGTTTATTGCTGATGGCAAAGAATATAATATTAAATTGGGTACTAATTTTATTATTCCTAATGAAATGAAGGACTTTAGTTTTAGCGGTGACTTACGTTTAGTAATTTCAGCTCCTGGTAAAGAATAA
- the comGC gene encoding competence type IV pilus major pilin ComGC, translated as MRKLKHFIMKNKQVKGFTLVEMVIVIAIIAMLILLIVPGLSKQKERATTKTDEALRTTIETQRQLAEDNGDGTSLEELVKKEYISQKQKERYEKLPQK; from the coding sequence ATGAGAAAGTTAAAGCATTTTATTATGAAAAATAAACAGGTAAAAGGATTTACCTTAGTTGAAATGGTAATTGTAATTGCCATTATTGCGATGCTAATTTTGTTAATTGTTCCGGGCTTAAGTAAGCAAAAAGAAAGAGCGACTACCAAAACAGATGAAGCCTTAAGAACAACGATTGAGACCCAAAGACAATTAGCTGAAGATAATGGAGATGGTACTTCATTAGAAGAGCTAGTAAAGAAGGAATATATTTCTCAAAAACAAAAAGAAAGATATGAAAAATTACCGCAGAAATGA